The segment ACATCCTCGGCTGGCAGGGTGCGCGAGCGCACTCTATCCCTCAGTTCCTTGCGCTCCCTCGGGGCCAATCCAAGCTCTCCATCAAGCATCCCTTACGATACACTAACCCGATACCAATGTCACTGTTACAGGCCACTAGTCAACTCCACGTACACTTTTCTCTCATTTTTTACCGGGCAACAGGGTCCTCAATCCGCATGCATTACTGGAGAAGAAGAGCCAGAAGAGCCAATTGATTGTTGATTCATTTCACAGGTTGAGGAGAACCCGCCGTTCGTACTACGTAGTCCGCGTTCCCGGGGACTGAGACGCTGACGGAGGCATTCGCCGACGAGGCGATGAAACCAAGTTTGTACCCACGATCGAATTGATCGGCAACCGCCGAGATAGCACGTGAGAAGCCGAGGCCTTGATCCTCGTCCATGGATGGAACTGTGCGCTCATTGCCCCCCGAGGCTGAAGCGATCGCATCGAGGGTCAGCTCGTCGACCGCGTCCGTTACAGAAGCAAAGGTGCCGACCGATGCCGAAACTCTACCTACGTTGGGATCTCCAATTCCGATCGCATAAACGGGCACACCACTCTGCATTACCTCTGTGATTAGGCGGTCTTTGGAAGTAAGGCTGGCATTGTCCATCCCATCGGTCACGAGCACCAGAACTCGATCGCGATACTTTGCCTTAGACAGGAGCTCGATGCTCCTTGCGGTCGCGTCGTAGAGCGCCGTTTGACCGAAAGGATGCAAGAAGCGTAGTCGCCGTTCGATCACCTTGTGGCTGGTCGTCAGCTTCTGAAGTATGAAGGTCCCGCTGCTGAATGCGATGAGCGCTACCTCGTCGCATGGATCAAGACGCTGGATCAGCTTGCCGAATTCGCGCCGCACCACTTCGATTTTCGGTGTCATGCTGCCGGAGGTGTCGATGGCAATCACTATCGATTTGGGAATGGTGCCGTCGTCCTCGTGAAAATAAACGATGGGGTCATTGACGGGTTCGAAATGTGCCACGAAATCAGCCTGCTTGAGTCCTGTCACGGGCTTCCCGCCGCGATCGGTGACCGACACGCGAACCTGGGAGTATCCGGCCTGCTTCGCGATCAAGGCTGGCGCCTGATCCTTGTACACGCATTGGCCAACAGGCGCCGGTGGCGGTAGGGCCGCCGCGGCAGCGAGCGTTTGTCCAGACGCTTCCTCGACACGAGTAGTGGCATCGGCACGTTTCGGCAGAGCGACAGTTAGCGCGGCGCCAGGTGGGGCGATCGTACCGATCGTATAGCCCTGCCCCAATTGCTTGGTAGTCGTTGCGATCGCGTTCGCCAAGGAAACGCCATTGTCCTTCTCTACCGGCCGAGCGAACAACGCCTGGCCGCCGCCTGCATTCGCCAAGCGGCGCACCGCGGCCTCATCGACCCGGTCGGTCCCGGTCAACTTTGCAAACAGCCCGGTTTTGGCGGCGGGGTCGCCGATTCCGATTACCCATACCGCGACGCCATCTGAGCGCGCTTGCGCCAGAACTCGAACGCCTTGATCAATCGCTGCCTCATCGAGCCCGTCTGTGAGAATCACCAGGACTCGGCTCGGGTAGTGCGCCGCTCGAAGCTGCGAAAGCGCCATTCTGATCCCATCACCTAACCGGTTCTGACCCGCCGGAAGCACATTGTAGATCTTGACGAGCGCCAGCTCGTGATCGGTTGTAAACGACTGAATCAGAGTTACATCTTCGAGCGAGGCAGGCAGATCCAACTTCTCTGGATCCAGGCCGGGCAGGTATTTGCCACCGACCAAGACTGCGGCGACTTCATCGCAATCATTCATGCTCGACAACGATCCTTCCAACGCGCCGCGCACCAGCGAAAGACTTGAGGACATGACCACAGTCTTGTTCCACATACTGGCAGGCACGTCGCCGACCAGGACCAGCGATATAGGGTTGGCGCCACTCGGATTCTCGTGGAACCAGGAAATGGGATAGGTTCGGCCTCCTGAATTGATCGAGAAGTCCGACGCAGTGAGTCCCGTGATTGGTAAGCCCGAGGAGGCGCTTACTGCAACTGAGAACTGGGTATAGCCAGGTGCCGAGAGCAGATTCGCGGGCGGCAAGTCAGACGGACGACAGAGCTCGAGCAACGGAGGGGGAACTGCATTTATTGGCGCGATGGCAGGCGCGCCGGCCCTGGGGGCCACAGCCCGAGGTTGGACGGTCGAGACGCACGCCGAAGCCAGGATAGCGAATACGAGAAACGCATGTGCGGGTTTGGGCTGATTCAGAAAATGCATCCGATGAAACCGCCTAACAGAGCGGTCCGACCATGCTAACATGTTGTCGTCGAGCTGGGAATCAGCAGGATTGGTCAGGTCACAATGAGGAAAGTGTACTCATTTATCCTGCCTTCACTATGCTTTTTTCATGAAAATCTTTGAATGAGTCCGACAATCGGCTGACAATCAGCCGTGGCCGGCGGCAAATCGTTGCCGACGCGCGCACACGAGCTAGTAGAACGCCATGGACAAAAACTGTCCACGGTATGGCTCTCGTCTCCGATACATCGCAAGCCGCGCCTCATAATCCTTGTTGTTTACCTTGCCGGCGAGTTCCAGGGCTGACATCTGCCACTTCACCGCTTCGTCGAATTTCCCATTTTCCGCGTAAGCCGCGGCCAATGTGTCCAGTACAAATGCACGCTTCCATGAGGTCAATTCGCAGGCTCGCGTCGCATACTCTACGGCCGCGGGTCCATCGCGATATGCGCTGATCGGCGATGTCGCAAGCGACCAGCCGTAGGCGTTGAACATCCTCGGCTTATCGGAAAAAAGACTCGATGCTTCGTCGAAATCAGCCCGCGCAGCCAAGAGATTCCCCCGCTGTGCGAATACGGTGCCTCTATAGACATAGAGTCCGGAGGCGATTGGTTTTATTGCAATCCCGGAATCGAAATTTTGGATCGCCTGGGTCAAATCGCCCTTGGCCTTGTAGGCGACCCCCCGGGCCAAATAGTCGAACCACTTGGGATCGAGTTCGATGGCGTGCGAATACTCGGCGATGGCGTCGTCATATTTTCCCAGGCATATCATCGTGTCGGCTTTGCCTGAAATGGCGCGCACCTCGTTCGGCTGAGTGGCAAGAAATGCCGTGAATTCTGAATCGGCTGCCGAACAATCATTGCGTCGGAGCAGTACGTAAGCCTTCGAGAGGGGATCGGGTGCGTCGAGTCAAAAAAATACCGGACCCCGAAAGGCCCGGTATTGCTCTGCAAAAAGCGAAATGGCTTTCGCGGTTTAACCTACTTTCTCTTGAGCCGGAACGGATTGTTTCCAACGTTTCAGGCGTCCAGCGTCATCGTCGGTGTTTCTCAGATCCCTCCACGTGCCGTGCTCCTTTGAAAGATAGATCGCCTTCTCAATGGCTTGCCGAATTCCGGCACGTAAGCTCTTTTCGGGTTTTTTCTCCATGGTCTACACCTCCAAGAGTGGACCGACTGCCGTGAATTGCCCAAGGAAGGGCAACATTTTATCGAAGATTTGCTGCTGCTCCGTTGAAGCTTGTGTAGCGAGATCGCGCGTTAGCCCTAATTCCGTTGATATTCGCGCGATTTCGCTCAAGTAAATTGAGAACCGATGCTCCGGGTACTTCTCAACTAAGTGACTAGCAATCGCTTCTGCTTCCTTTCGCGTATATTTGTTAAGCAATAAACGTACCGCGTACTCTTCGGCGACCTTCAAGATGCGCGACATCTGAGTGTACCGCACGACATCCACCCTCTCGAAGAGCGGTCGGACAGTATCGGCAGTGAATTTCATGGTCATCGGGAACAGAGTGGAAAGCTTCTTGTTAGTTCGGTCAAGAAGCAAGAACATTTGCCGGTCAAACGCTTCGAGTGCAAAAGCGTGCAGGCGTTCAAGCGCCTGTACTTCGTCTAGAGCCGAAAGATGTTCCTCACGTTCTGGATCGAAGAGTTGAGCGTCAAGCGGTCCTAATTCGGCAGGCGGACGGCCCAGCAGAATCTTATCTGCGCCAAGCGCAAGCAGTGTGGCAGCGCTCTTCGCGTAGCGTGGTACGACCGCAACAAAGCTTCCACAACGTTCAGTCAAAAGATTTGCGAGCTGAAAGGCGCAGTTTGCAATTCCTCCTGGCGAATGAATTAAGAGAGCTATGGGGCGACCCGGAAGCAATGACATATTCTGTAGGAACAATTCAAAAAGTGCCGGGGCGACAGTCCTTAAATCTTCCTGCTCTCGATTCTCCGGCGGATGCTGGACAAAGAACCAGAGCGGCATTTGCAAGTTTTTTTCAAGCTCGCGTGCAGTCTCTACAAAATCCGTCGGCAAGACGATGGGATCAGCATGGATCGCTGCGGTGTAACGTTTTGGTACAGAGGGTGCAACGGGTAGAACCGGGCCGTTAACTATTGTTCCGCCGTTGGATGCGCTCTGCCCCGCTGCGCTATTTTTGCCCTTGTCAGCCATCAGCCACGAAGCGAGACTGTAACGCCCCATTTAGTGAATATCAAGGACGACCGCGCCATCGCGATTTGGCTGCTTTCTTGCCGATTTCGCTCAACTGCTGTTTTGACAGGTTGGCGGCCCGCGCCCTTCCGCCTTTCAAACCGCCCTTCCGCCCTAGCTCGACAGCAGCCGGATTCCGATTATCCTCAACGCGATCTTCGACCTGTCCCGTCGCGATATCTCCAATGAGCTTGGCGAGAGCGATCGGGTCGCGCGGACGTTTCTTGGGGGTTTCAGCCATGACGATATTATCGCATGACCTGCCACAGGATGCAGCGCTTCGTCAACGGCTACGGATTTCAAACTGACCCACTACCTGGGAATCCGTTCTTCCTGGATGGTGTCGTGCGTGCGCTACTTTCGGAGGACAAGCTGGCGCGTCACACACGGGTTGAAGTCCAGCATCTGAAGCTTCCGGAAAATGTCCGCGAGTCGATTCGGCGCAGTCTCGAACTTCTCAGTGAAGCAACGCGCTCCGTTCTGGACATCGCCAGCGTGATCGGAAACGAGTTCGAGTTGGATCTGGTGGCGCAGTCCGCCGCTCCGGGGGCCGCCAATCTGGTTGAGCTGATCGATGAAGCAGCGAGCGCAGGAGGTCGTGTCCCGAAATCCAGCATCCAAGACCGAGTACCGTTTTTCGCACGCGCTGATTCGCGAGTTCCTCTATGCAGAATTGGGAACTGCTGAGCGCGGGCGGATTCATCGCCTGGTCGCCGAGGGACTCGAGAAAATCCACGCCTCTCATCTCGAGTCGCATCTAAGCGAGCTGGCCCATCACTTCCGTGAAGCGTCCTGTGCAGAGAGTGCGCAGAAGGCGTTTGACTACTCGATCCGCGCTGGACAGGCGGCGGTCGAGGTCTTCGCGTACGAGGAGGCTGCCGCACATTGGAATGCGGCGCTTCGACTGGCGGAGACGCTGGATCTGGAAATCACAAAGCGGGCACGTCTCCATCATCGGATTGGCTCGGTGAGCCGCGCCTTCGACTTCAATCACGGTATTGAGCATCTGGAAGCCGCACTGAAACTCTACCAGCAGATTGACGATCAACGCGGGATTTTTAAGCTGCACGCCGAATTGGGATCTGCGTACGCGCAAACGACTCCCCGGATGAACATCCCGCTGGCGCTGAACCACTACCGAGAGGCCGAAGCCCTGGCTGAGGAGGGCGGCGATCAGGCGTCACTTGGAAAGCTCTATCGTGGCAGCGGTATGGTCTGCGTCGAGACGTTTCGAAGCGATGACGGACTGATAGCTTCGCAACGTGCCATGGAAATATTCGAACGTCTCGGAGACAAGGCAGGATGGGCCGACGTGAAGCCGCGCACACGCGCAGATTTAAGCCGTTTCGGCGGAGAATGCGGGACGTCGAGGACTGACTGGCGGAGCAAGGGCGATTCGAACTGCCGCGCCACTATTGAAGCCAACTCATCCCAAAAGCTTCGGAGTGTTCGGACCGTCTTCAACCTTGCAGAGAGCTTTATTCGAGCAGAATCAAGCTCTTTCCGTCTCTGAGGCACACAATCAGGGGTAAAGAGAGGACTGGCTGCCGGCCTTGAAACGAGCGATGTGTGTGACCATCTCCGATGGAGGCACACGAGGAATGAAGAGCAATCAGGGTATTTCGAGACCAAGAGAACGCGCCGGCGATCTAGCTGGGCTTTCAAAACTGACGACTGACGATCTCAGAAAGCGCTGGCGGCAGCTCTACGGAGCTCGACCGCCGGCTCGGATCAATCGGCCGCTGCTGATTCAGGGCATTGGATACCGGATGCAGGAGAAGGCTCATGGTGGCCT is part of the Candidatus Binatus sp. genome and harbors:
- a CDS encoding VWA domain-containing protein, with product MWNKTVVMSSSLSLVRGALEGSLSSMNDCDEVAAVLVGGKYLPGLDPEKLDLPASLEDVTLIQSFTTDHELALVKIYNVLPAGQNRLGDGIRMALSQLRAAHYPSRVLVILTDGLDEAAIDQGVRVLAQARSDGVAVWVIGIGDPAAKTGLFAKLTGTDRVDEAAVRRLANAGGGQALFARPVEKDNGVSLANAIATTTKQLGQGYTIGTIAPPGAALTVALPKRADATTRVEEASGQTLAAAAALPPPAPVGQCVYKDQAPALIAKQAGYSQVRVSVTDRGGKPVTGLKQADFVAHFEPVNDPIVYFHEDDGTIPKSIVIAIDTSGSMTPKIEVVRREFGKLIQRLDPCDEVALIAFSSGTFILQKLTTSHKVIERRLRFLHPFGQTALYDATARSIELLSKAKYRDRVLVLVTDGMDNASLTSKDRLITEVMQSGVPVYAIGIGDPNVGRVSASVGTFASVTDAVDELTLDAIASASGGNERTVPSMDEDQGLGFSRAISAVADQFDRGYKLGFIASSANASVSVSVPGNADYVVRTAGSPQPVK
- a CDS encoding tetratricopeptide repeat protein — encoded protein: MLRRNDCSAADSEFTAFLATQPNEVRAISGKADTMICLGKYDDAIAEYSHAIELDPKWFDYLARGVAYKAKGDLTQAIQNFDSGIAIKPIASGLYVYRGTVFAQRGNLLAARADFDEASSLFSDKPRMFNAYGWSLATSPISAYRDGPAAVEYATRACELTSWKRAFVLDTLAAAYAENGKFDEAVKWQMSALELAGKVNNKDYEARLAMYRRREPYRGQFLSMAFY